One segment of Ficedula albicollis isolate OC2 chromosome 2, FicAlb1.5, whole genome shotgun sequence DNA contains the following:
- the AGR2 gene encoding anterior gradient protein 2 homolog — protein MEKSYLSLLLLLIAISCALAKDAAKKDSKDTTAKPKLPQTLSRGWGDQLIWTQTYEEALFRAKHSQKPLMIIHHLEDCPHSQALKKVFAEHKDIQKLAEKFILLNLVYETTDKNLAPDGQYVPRVLFIDPSLTVRADITGRYSNRLYAYEPSDISLLYSNMQKALKLLKTEL, from the exons ATGGAGAAGAGTTACCTgtccttgctcctgctgctcatcGCCATCTCCTGCGCTCTGGCCAAGGATGCGGCCAAGAAGGATTCTAAGGACACTACGGCTAAGCCAAAACTGCCTCAGACACTCTccagag GCTGGGGTGACCAGCTCATCTGGACGCAGACCTACGAGGAGGCGCTTTTCCGAGCCAAGCACAG CCAGAAACCCCTCATGATCATCCACCACTTGGAAGACTGCCCACACAGCCAAG CCCTCAAGAAGGTCTTTGCTGAACACAAAGATATACAGAAACTGGCTGAAAAATTCATTCTCCTGAACCTTGTG tATGAAACCACAGACAAGAATCTTGCACCTGATGGCCAGTACGTCCCTCGGGTTTTGTTCATAG ATCCTTCCCTGACTGTGAGAGCAGATATTACTGGAAGATACTCAAACCGTCTCTACGCATATGAGCCCTCTGACATTTCATTGT TGTATTCAAATATGCAGAAAGCGCTGAAGCTCCTGAAGACTGAGCTgtaa